A stretch of DNA from Coccidioides posadasii str. Silveira chromosome 1, complete sequence:
CCTGGTTCGTGGCATCCGTTAATGATCTTGCCCGTAAGCGCAGAGTTGTGTGACTGACCAGTCTCATCTCTACAGGGCGATTTCGAGAATCTGAACTGGCTTCAGAATCAAGTGAGTTGTGCGCTTTTGGCCTGGCATGCAACAAGTTGCTAATCTATGTAGTCCATTCTGGAGTTCAGCTTCTGTCGTTATACCATGACTCCCTCGTCGCCCGTGTCATTTCTCGCCTACCTCTCACCGTACCCAGATCCCCTCCCACTCCTCACGCACGGTACACTAAATATTGGACATCCAGCTCAGCCCTATATCGCCGAGTTGCGCTTGTTCTACAAATGATTAAATACACGGAATTGCTATGGGAAATGATTGCGCGGCGTCGTGGCGAGAAAATCCGGTGGCGCGTGGTCGTCCTTATTGAAGGACTGAAGGCCTTCTGCCGATTGATTCTGCTTCGGTTAACAAATTCGCGACCACTGGTTAGTCCACCTCTGCCGGAGCGGGAAGTCGATCCACGGCCGGCAGAGGATGAGGACGAAGGGGGTGATTGGAACGGAATGGACACCCCGAAGAGTGAAGAATCATCCGAGACGAGCTGGACAATGCCGAGAACGGGGTTTCCATTGCCTAGTTTACCGGATGCGAGCGATGTTTCGAACTATCTTATCTCCAAGGTTCTTACAGCAGATGATGTCAAGCCACCAAAAACTTTGCTACATCGCGTTGCTGGGATGGGTCAGCTCGCGGAAGTTATGTATATACTCCGCCCGCTGATCTATGCCCTGGCCTTGCAGAGATGGAGCGGAAAGAAGAGCTGGACACCTTGCCTAATTGGATTTGGAATAGAATACGGATGTAGACAGATGGCAAAGAAAGATTTCCGCGCCAGGGTAGCTGGAGGCTTACGGGGCTTGACCGGCCTAGAAAGGGATGAgctaaagaaaagaggatGGAGTATGGGTTGGTGGATAATGAGAGGAGCTTTCTATGAGAGCATCACCAAGTAAGTCGCTTGAAATTTAACCGCATTCTACTTAGAAGATTCTAACCCGAACAATAGACCCTGGCTGCAAGGCATGACCCAGCGCATGAAGGGCAAGCCGCTGCTTGACTTGGTGGGCAGCGTTATCGATGATTATGAATATTTGTGGGACAACTACTACTTTTCGACTGCCACTCTTTGAAAATTGGCTATTTCATTTGTTCTTCGCTCTGCTTCTGGCTTGGCTTTATATGCATTTAGCACGGTTGGGGATGGGTTATCCTTTCAAGGTTCCTCTTTACTTCTTTTTCTAGGTGTCGATACCCTGCGGCAGTGGAGAGCTACTTGTGTGGTCTGGACTAGTTAAAGCTTCTATCGTGGGTATCATTTTGTTATGAGGTTCCAATTATCTACTGCGCAATAGATAATGGGTTTCAATTCTGTCGAGGTCAAAAAATCTCCTTTGGTCTCCTACCGTACCAATCTCGCAACTCGTCTTGCGCTTCCGCGTTTTCCGTTGAGGCAGTAATGAAGAATTGTGTCATCTTGGTGTCGTCGTCCTCAACCGCAGGCCAGTCTACCTTAAGACCAGCTTTCACTTCCAACAAGTCCTTTGCTGTTCCCCAGCTGAAGCGGCATTCATTTCCCCATCCAAACAAAGGATGCATCTCTTTCTTCAGCCACGTCACGCATTTGGAATCGGATGGATATCCACTCCCCCAACCATCGTTCATATGCTCCATCTCAACCATTCCTGCCCTCTGCTTTTGTAGCTCCTCATAGCAAATCTCCAGCGCAGCATCCCTAGTAACCTTTGCGCAGACACTCGCTGCGCTAACACACGGAAACAATGCGTCTGCTTTCTTCGCGACGGTAATCTTCAAGGATGGAAATATCCTTTCTAATTTCTTTTGATAGGTCTGGGGGTTACCAATCGTATCGATATATACCTCTTTAACGTCCACTCCACGCTCTTCAACAACCCCACGGATAATTTCCACAGTGGCGTCCATCGCCTGTGCATTGAGATTGTACACTGCAGCTCCAGGGCGTTGCATAccagaagaaatatctcGCGCGGACAGCAGTTTTATGGCCCATCCACAAGACTCGTGTAGAGGGTGATCCGGGGTGCAAAGGAGACGCATGAGATTTGACCGTATCCCCGGCGTGAGAACTTTACTATCGTTGAATTGGTGTTCTTCAGCTAGAAGCGAATGATGTAGAGGCATAGGGAGGTAAAAGGCGCTATATACCATCGGGCCAAGAACAGGGCCTCGCCCAGCTTCATCGACACCGAGGACGCATGGCGTGGGTGGAATTGAATGGTCTGGATGAGACCAGGTGGAATTGCCCGCTGCACAGGGTGTTATGGCAGCTGGACATGAAGAGTAATGCGCGTATGACTGGCCGGAAAGGAGTGAGGAGCGGTGTATTGAGGGTGGGTGGTAGATACTGGAGGATGGAGCGTCATGAGAGACATTGTTCTGCTCGTCTTCGGAATCACCCATTGTATTTAGGATTGTATCAGTCGCTAGCAAAGATATTTCATCTCAAATTGTCCACTCCGACCTCAGTGATGATTGACGAATGTCCTCGGCTGCGCGTGACGTGCGTGCGGCGCGCCCGGCGATTGGGGTGTCGAATTGGGTTTAGTGCGGTCAGCTCGCGTCGCTGGAAAGGTGGCTGGAGAGTTTATTATTGTCGAAACGGGGAATCTATGAACGAACTCATCCACAAAAACGATCTCCAAGTGTCCAGTATCCCATTTGACAACTCAAATCGGGATAAAGCATTACAATTGTGCTTCCCGCTGGTTCTCCCAGGGCGTTGATACGCCTGGCGCCCCCCCCAAGTCTCTAGCTCCTCTATACACGTACTCGCATACCGAACGACACAATGGCAGCACGACGAGCTCCTACAAAGGCCCGTGAGATGGATTTTGGGAATGTAGGGGTCGCAGGAAGGTAATATAGCCTTCTACACTTCGTCATTCGGACTGGGCTACTGTCCTTTCAATTGAGGATAAGCTTCGCATGCTGATATTCTTGATTAGACGAACAGGCGTTACACTGGAAAAGGGGAAGCTTGACGAGCATGGAATGGAGGAGATCGATGGGATGTTTTCTTCGCCGGAGAAGTCGCCCATGCGAGCAAACCATAATGGCATTGCAAACGACACCGTATTAAACTCTGAAGATATGGAAACGGCAGGCAGTATGTTTACCTTGCTCGCTGCTGCAATATCCTGTTCTTATTTCGCCGTAAAAGTGCTTATACAACGCGATCCTAGGCAGCAGTATGCCCGAGCCTGCAGATATGCTCTCCGCCCGGCGACCTGGGCGTAATTCGTACGTCCTTCCCCCGCGTTCTCGATCGCCCATCAAAACCCATCTGAGCGGATCGCCCCGGAGGACACCAGGAATACGCTCCTCTCCAATCCCGCAAAGCGACCAGATATCCAGTCCATCTTCGCGGCCGGTCACCATGAGAGCTCTTGATCTATCGAGGGCACAAACCCACCTTGGTAAATCGCCGCTCAAGCAAATCAGGGCTACCTCTATACCGCCGGAGCTCGAATCGCCCGCAGCCAGGGAGAGTGAAGAGGACGTTAATATTGAAGTGGGTGGCGAAACTGCAGATTTCTCGGACGATGGAAATTACTTGGTTGAGGAAGCTGAGGAAGACTCTGGTTTTGTGGAGCCGTATGGTGATTATCATGAGAGTAGCCAAGGTGGCCCTACCGAAACTGTGGAAAATGAAGACACCAATAATATCGAAAATGGATCCGAACAAGATGATCCGGAAGAGGAGCCCTCTCCATCTGTGGTAGCAAAGGCAGCGCGCAGAGGAAGAAAACGGAAGAGTACGCCTGTTGAACCTGAAACTAGCGCGAAGAGCGTGGACAAAGTGCCCCCTCCTAAGCGCAAAAGGGGAAGACCACCAAAGGCCGTCCGGGAAGAAGCAAATGAGGCCAATGCAGAGGGTCAAAACCCGAGGTCAGCCAAACGAACAAAGACAACGGCAGCCACAGGAGCTTCAACTTTGAAAATGTCCGCAGACCAAGAAAGGGATCTAAACCAAGTCATCGAAAATATTACGAAGAGAAATGGGCCTCACAACAAGCAGCGAAGCCTGCATATTCTCAGGAGAGAAGCTCCATCAGACGACAATGTTCGTCGTACACGATCCGGTCGCGTATCAGTACGTCCTTTGGCATACTGGCGCAATGAAAAATGTGTGTACGGTACAGGCGAAGCCGAACTCGGCGAAAGGTTCCCTCTATCCACTATTAAGGAAATTGTCAGAATCGATGAGCCAGAACCAACATATACCAAGGCCAAGAGATCAAGTAAGAAGGCCAAAGCGAAGAAAAAGCGCGACGAGCTCTCTGATgaggaagacgaagatgTCGAACCTTGGGAGACTGACGAGGGGGTTTTTTACGGACCGGTAAAGACGTGGGATCCTGAACTGCAGGCTGGAACACTGCAGGAGGAATTGATGGGTATGACAATTCCGGTTTCCACAAATATAGGAGTTATATGGACTAATAGTAAACAGACGTCGCCTATGCCCCTTCAGCTATTCAAACCCACGAAGTTAAAGGTTCCACATTCCGCTTTGCGAAAATCCTCAGTACACCATTCCTGGGCTCAGGGTTTGTGGAGATGCCCCCAGGCGCAGtcaaaaagcagaaaaacTCGAAAAGAATGCATATGGTGTTTTTTGTATATCGCGGCAGAGTACGAGTTGATGTATCAGGACTCGTGTTCAGCGCTGGGAAAGGGTGTGTTTTCCAGGTCCCAAGAGGTGAGTCTTCCCACAAATATTATGTTGCCTCAACCAAGCCATGTGCGTTTACTGAGCTTGGACATCAGGGAATAATTATAGTTTTGCAAATGAATATGACAAACCTGCGGCTATATTTTTCACACAGGGCTGCATACCACTTGATGCGGATGGAAATATCGACACGGGTGCACCAGCTCCGCCTCTCCCAGATCCGACCCAGCAGCCACAGGAAGAGGGTCAATCACCGGAGCAAGCAGAGGGCCAGCAACCGCAGGAAGAGCAGGAGCACATCCAGGCAGTTgcgaaggaaaagaaagagaaaaaggggaagaaaaagagagggagACCGAAACAGAACCCTTAGTGAGAGATAGGGGCGGTACACCCGGCGAAAGATATCAGACAACTTAATCCTGGAACTAGGGAGACGAAATCATCCTCAATCTGTATAGAGCAGCAGTTGTCTGATTTTTGGCTTGGTTTCCTACACAGGGACTAATAAATTTCTCATGAGGCATGTTCAAATTAATAAGTGGCATCTCCTATTCTTGTCTATAGTAATGCTACATGGTCCTCTATCCATGTGGAAAACCCATACCCTCATCTGATGCTGTACCCCTTACTTTATTCATACGCTCCTATTCCAGTTTGGATCAGTTTATGCATAGTTTCAAGATAGGATTcagcagagagagatgaAAGTAAGGAGGTTAACTGGATAACCTGAAGGACAGCATTGCACATCCAACTTAACCCAAGCGTCGTATGCCTGGAGTACTTTGTGGATCCAAAATTCAACTGGTATCGGACCTCTCAAAGAAGGGCTTGAAATCATGTCTATAACCCTATCACAAGTCTTTACGCTCGGTTTTCCATCTTGTCATGTACGAAGGGAAGAGGGGCAGAGACAAAGCATCTCCAATTTTGACAGCGATCCAATCACACAGAAGATCTATGACACTAGAAGAAACCAAAGAGGAATCGAAATGAGATGTTAGATCTCCTCCATGTCTTCATCTAGATCCAAACCCAGTGGCGGAAAGTCCCCCACTTCGACTTTCTCaggttttacaaaaactCCACATTTCTCTGGACAAGTGAAATAGCTCTTACCCCCGACGCTACCGTTATTTTTACCCAGGGGCTCATCGAATTCGATACCAACCCACAGAGGCGCCGGGTCCCCGGGGTTTAGCGACACTTGTGCGCCTCCAGAGGGTATCGTTGGGACAGGACCAACGAAGCGGATAGTGCCCCTCCTGATATGTGGTGGACTAGAAGGAAGTACGATTGCACGTCTTGAGAGTTCAATGCCTTTTGACATATAAGAAGGAATCCTACGTGTATGATATTCTATCCGTAGAGGAGCTCACCTCGTTCTCTGATGTCACTTTCGTCTTTGTTCGCTTGGTTTCTTGCGACTTCTTCGGGAGTTAAAGCCTTAGGATCGAAGCGGCCAAGCTTTTGCGCCTTCTTCCAGGAAAGAACGGTATTTGGAAGTGACTCGTAGGTAGACGTTGGGAGGGTGTACTTTTCCACTGATGAGACATCCGTATAGTTTGGCCTGGCCGCTGGTGGCCGTAGATCATGGATCTAGATACTTGTCAGCATTTTCCATAGAAAGTATTCGAATCACTTGGGGTCACGTTGCGGGTAAACAGGGAATGAGAGAGAGTCACATAAAAACGGACCAAGCAAGGAAACCCCGGTATATAAAGCAGCAACTAACCTCAATCTCGCAACCTTTGGCGAGGCCCCAATCACCAACAAGCTGGGAGTTGTTATCTATCCACCTGGCTTCAAGTCCGGGAGCTTTTAAGCGCAATCTTTGACACCCAGGTGGAATTCCGCACATAGTTTCCAGTTTCGCTTTCAATAGCGAAACTGTCCATGTTGGAGTTATTCGACGCTCAGTCGCGAATGAAGCACAGTTGTCTCCAGAACAGGCATCAGCCGCAACAGTGACAATGACAGAAACATCTGCTGGCGTAGCCTGGAAAGCCATTGTGGCTCCTTAATCTTGAAGCACAGACGTTTGATGTTTCGTGTGCAAATATATGGGGATATTGTGTTCAATATGGGCTCCTGAATAATGAGCCAGCATAAACTTAATTAACAGGGCAGTGACGTGGAAATATGTGCAGGCACTTTTGTCTAAAACAGTGTCGGGAAACAATCGAattccgagaatatcaaacGGTCTCCGACGGCCAGTTGAAGGAAGACGCGCGGCGGGGTTTTGAATCACAGAATTAAGCGCTGGTCTGTGCATCATCTTATCGATAAGCCACAACCTGCGCCTGCGGCGGCAGCACAGCCACTAGCCGCGTGCCACGCAGCATAGAGCACCCTGTACTTGGTACTTGGTactgtgtactccgtaccctgCAAGGATTTTAATTGATATTCAACGATTCGAGGCTGGCCCCAGCTTTCTGGCTCACCTACGATTTCATCAGAGCACTGCGCGCTGGCCATAAAGCGCGGGTAATACACTTACATAATCAAGTCACGCAACCACGTGAGTGCCCCACAGAATCAGGCGCCGCAGCCAAACCTTAATTCATCGAACAGCTTTAGACGGCGCAGCTCATGGCACAGTTCGTCGGAGCACAGAGGGTGAAAGGGCTTGTGGATCGCTTTGGGACAGCCATTGCCCCGTCGATCCCAGTATATTGATCCTGTCTACTTTTTAAAACCAAGGATTTCTGGAGAACTTTGGTGATCTCTCAAAGCCAAACATGGCAACTGACGGGAAGGAGGAGATGTACGAGGAGGAACATGTTCATCGGGTCTACCAAGAAATTGCACATCATTTTTCATCGACGAGGTACAAGGTAGGTTAAATTCATCTTTTTACTTGTTGAGCTCGATCCTCTAGGCTGACTCTTCACTCTCTAGGCTTGGCCAATTGTAGAGCGATTTCTGACCGAATTGGCCCCCGGCTCCGTTGGGCTTGATATTGGCTGCGGTAATGGTAAATACCTGCCGGTGAACCcaaatatctttataatagCTTCAGATAGGTAGGCGGACGGGAATTTTCAATTTCAGTTGTGTCTAAATTAACAATGTGCAAACAGATCCGAGGCTTTAATAAAAATTGCGAGCAAGCATCAGCCGCATTCCACTGTAATAGCTGATAATTTAAGTCTTCCCCACCCGAACGGACGCTTTGATTTTGCAATTTCAATTGCGGTGGTGCACCATCTATCGACCCGTGAGCGCAGAGTCAAGGCTGTTGAGGCCATTCTTGATACATTAAAACCCCCTCAGGACAGCTTTGAAGGTGGTAAGGCCCTCATATATGTTTGGGCTCTCGAGCAAAAGAACAGCCGGCGAGGTTGGGATGCAGGTGATGAACAGGACGTCATGGTTCCCTGGGTgagaaggggaaaaggaTCTGACAAATCTGCTGAATCGACTCAGACGTTTCTCCGCTACTACCATCTTTACCGATCAAATGAGCTAGAAGACGACATATGCGCAGCTGGTGGCCGTGTTCTGAACCACGGCTACGAGAAGGATAACTGGTGGGCCATTGCCACGCCACTCCCTCGATGAGCAAAAGGATATGCTAGGATTCAATTTCTCCATTGAGCAAGGATTATATCGACCATGAACTGAAATGCAAAATTAATTTAAATCCGAACTCGGGAaaagagcaagaaagacAAAAACACCAAAATTAGGTTTACATAATATGCTGTTCCCAGACCTTGCGAATCTACCATACCGATTCCCGCGACCCCAACCCGCGCTATGCATACATGCTAAGTAAATAGACCCTTCCGCTTCCATCGTCTTATCGTCTGTGTGCTCGGGGCCTTGATCCCCTTCGAATCTGCGTCGGACCTGGCTCGGGGTGGAATAGTGAAGAAGCCATCGCTGGATGAGGCTCACCCACCATTTGTGAGGTGTATGCGGGGATTCCAGCAGTGAGCTCCGCCAACGATGGGAGTTGGCTTGTGCTTAAGCGGTCTCGTCTCGAGAGGGTGTTTCGACGCGCTCTCGGCGAAGACTGCCTTAGGGGGGCGGAAAATGAGAATGGTGTTACTCCTGCTCGCTGTGCCATCTCGGCTTCACCAAGTTGCCAGTGCATGGCCTCTGCTGCTCTCCAAGGTATAGCCATTTCTTCGGCTATCCTTGACCACATTTCCTCCTTGAATCTGCATTTGGATGTTAGCCATAATAATCGAAGACCCCGGCCTTGATTGCTGGTTTGGCACTTACCTTTCATAAAGTCTTGCTAGCCTGTTCTTTCTGTCTTCATCCCATTCGCACCGCCTTTCAAGATAATTTTGATAATGTAGCCGACAACTTATGGGGCTTCTTCCTGGAATTCTTTTACTGATATCGTCCCATTTCATTCCTCCTCCCCGAAGCTCAAGTATTAATGCGTTCTCTTCAGGCGACCACTTTGATTGCTTCTTGGCAGGACGACCTCGAGGTGATGCATCCTGTAATGGTCTCTTAGCGGAAGACCCGGGTCGCGACGCTAGCAGGGCTCCTGGAATTTCTGGCGAAGCCGTCGAAACCGATGGTCTTGGGAGAGTACCTAACTCTGAGTCGGATGGCCTGGGTGATGCGGTTGCTCCCCCAGCCGTCGTGGTTGTGCTCGTCGCCTCTTTTTCCTCATCATGAGACCCCAAAAGCAGTGAGATATCCAATGTGTCTGCGGTAAAGCGTGGAATGATGCGCAGGACCATAAGGCAATGCGTCGTCAGCCGGCGTTCCGTGGGCTGCTCTCACCACTTTCCAGGGATGACTATGGTCTCGACGCTCTTTAGATGAAGCGGTTGCGCGTGGTCCCTCGGAGAGCCTTGGGCACAGGTAAAGTATTTGACTTTATTGCAGCCTAAACCCTCCTCTCACCGATTATTCGCAGAATCCTAAAGCTGAGTCGGCTTTCCAGAAGCGGTTTGACGGGATCTTCGATTTGCCGGAGAAGACGACTCTCGTCCGGTTTGTCACCGTGTGCTGTTTGCGTTGTGGGACAATCAAGTGCCACTTTCAATGATTGCGGAGAGGAACGAGAGATCTGGAAAAATAATCGAAGCAAAATCAGATTTGACCGTCTCACGAGCGTTGTAGCACCGTCGATCAGGGCCTTCAAAGTGGGTTGACAAGACTTAGACCGTCAACCAAACCCGGCAACGCAGCGACAGGAAGGGAAAATTAGATGGTACAAATAGTCGGTCAAAGTGTCTGCACCCTGTTGTTGCAGCTGTTATTTGCCTCCTTTTCTCTGACAACCAATCGATGGCCTTGAAATTCCTGATCGAATAAGATCGACTATTTGAGCGGACGGCACCTTTCCCTCGACCAAACAAATCTTGATACACGCCGTATCCTGCTTCCAGTTGTGACTTGGAGGCTGTGTCACCTGAAATAACAAGCAAGggaatcaaagaagatcaaagGTTAGAAACCCAGCAAAGGAAATTGAGATTTCGACCCCCTACGGAGAAATTCAGCAGCAGGTATGCCACGAGGTATGACACGCACATACAATATTGTATTTTAATAAGGAGTGAATGGGTGAAGAGTGGGGTTGGAGAAACTGGAACAATCAAGCGGAGCTTCGCGTTTCCTTTCTTCGAATTCAAGCAAAAACCCTCATAAATAAACTGATGTATACAGCAAGCTATTATCAGGCTTTGATAAGTCAAGGCCGACAAGCAATAGCcggcgaaaaagaaaatggacgGGAAAAGTGCGGACCACTCGAAGTGCCTGTTTCGCGATTAGGACGTTACCGAGATTTCAAAAACTGACCACAAAACCGTTATATTTTCGTCTGCGAGGTTTATTTTATTTGTGGCTCCAGtgtcttcttgctttttttttggattcTTATGTTTTGGGCTTTACTTCTTGCTCCCGTCCCTTTTTGTGCCAGGCCGAGAGTGCGTAACTACGCGCAATAATTCGTTTTCTCGGCACTGTTGCAAATACGTCGAAAGGGCTTCTATCAGGATTGAAGAAAAGTGTATCTTGAAACACGCATCCCTTGGACTTTGTGCCTGAGCTCGGCAAGGACGTAATCAAAACTGGGGCGAGATCAGACGGGGCGTCAATGCAGTACGCAGGCAGGAGCAGATACCGACAGAGGGACGAACACATATGATCCCCCGTTTTATGCTTACAGGCTGGTGCAGAAATGGTACTTAAATAGGCGCATTTTCGAGGCGTTGGAACGAGCCCTATGGGTGGCCAACAAGTAGAACAGACTACGAACTGGAGGCAGGCATAAATCCACCACTCACACAAAACGCTGCGCAAGTTACTATAAAAAGCAAAGCATGTGGATAGGCGGATGGGGCCTCCGAAGGAGGCGCTTTTACTTTCCTCTGGGAGGCTCAATATACGGTCTTCCAAGGATTTCGAGGCGGGCAGGCATAATAGCATTTTGCTCTCTCCGATCCAAGCATTTGCAAAGAGCAAGGAGCAGCGAAACATTCCATCTGCGAAAGCGGTCATCCCCTTCATGCACATCTacataataataataaaaaatgataataattaaaaaaaagaaaagaaaagaaaaaagagggtTTCCAGGCTCGCATGAACATGGCCCCATCCTGCGATACTCGATCAGTTTGGTCACGTCAGACCGACATTCCCCAAATTTCTTCGCTGATGCCACCTAAAGTTACGAGTCACGAGCGTCGAAACCCACAGCATAAGCTTAACTAGAGTAGGTTAGTTTTAGGAGTTCCGATGGACGGGAAGCCAATGCTTTCGGGTGAGCTTGTGCGTTGCTGACAGTTATCGAACACCAGACGCCTCAGTCGTCTCAGTCAGGGATCGTATCGGCATCGTTGGGTATCGAAACAGGTTGAGATCGCATGCGCCAATATAGACAGCCACAGGTGATCGGACATGATCTTTATGAAAATGGCTGTGCATAGTCGACCTTCAGCAAGGATAACTATAAGTTGAAGTCAACTCTACTAGAAATCTCACCTTGGACGAAAGAGTTATGGGAAGCGCTAACGCGAATCTGTCAATCTGAACCTGGTAATCAACGAGGGAACCGATCGACTACGCTGTTCGAAGCTAGGATTGATGCAGTTAGTTATACCGTTTTGGGGCTTTACCTTACACTACCTATGACCTTCTCTGAATGTTGTCGAACTCCACAGAGaaactagttaactatgGCTGGAGATCCTTTCTCCGGGTGCGTTCCCTAATCCACTTACGAACAAGTAAAAAATGAAGAATTGGCATCTCCTGCGGTGTGGAAAACCCGGGACATGTGTCAGGAATGAAACTTGGAGGCGTTTCCTCTCTTCATGCGAGCATTGATTGAAAGGAAAAAGCCACACCGACACTTACAAGAATTTTCGACAACGAACTCGTTAAATAACGTAACCTCATACTTTGTACCTGTCTAACTGGGTCATTGCATGGTTAGTACCCAAGCTTCTCTGATCAGGGAACACTTGGACCCAATCCCAGCATAAACCTAGGAACATAATAAATCCCCAGACACATCTCTGATTCTCCAGACTCAACACCATTCAACCCCCTTATGCAAAATACATCCTGGCGGCATCAATGACTTGGAAAGCCTATGTATTTACCTTTTTCTCTCTGCATTATAACAAGTCCCCCGGAAATGAGCAAATGACaaattctttttctgaatcATTTTGCGATCCGTCAcacttcttttttttttttttttgttttggggggggggggggggagagaatTGGGGAAATCTCATTCCAAGGAACAATTCATGCATTGTCaggcttctttttccttggGATTTTTTGACGCTAGATATGCACGTTGACGACATGATTTGAGGGACATTCAGATTTGCGGTGAGGAGAAAGGAAACTCCAGGTAAGGTTATGAAGCATGTCTGGATGCAGAGCACGAGAAGAAGTGCTTGACTCTGACAAGTGATTATTTTCCTTGTCAATGAAGGGGGACAAAGAACTGCCGTGAATGATACtggaaagaaagaaacagTTTCATAGTGCGTCGACCAAGTCAGAATTGGCGATCAACTCATTATTCGGGAAATTCTTTTTTGTGAGGCTGTTGACATGCGTTTACCATTCTCTGATATGATCGAATCTCGAGATTGAGGATCCAACGGACGGCAACTCGGGTCGGGGGCCGGGTCGCCCTGGGCCGGTTTGCCTTCCTGGATCAACTCTAATAGTGGAGAATATCCTATCAATCATATTCAACGTCCAGGTGCGCGGAGCACAGCCGGAGCAAATCATCGATTCTTGGGGCTCCCATTTTTGATTTTAGTGCACAGACTATGGTTTATGTGACGAAACAAAAGAATCGTGTGCTCTTGGATATGCAATTCGCCGAGGAGCGGCCTTgtaataaaattaaaaagagGGTCGCGCAATATCATTTCATGGCAGGAGAGATGCCTGCTGCCTTACATCCTCTGTACAGGTTGATTTGCTGTGTCTTGTGTCCTGCGGTTAATGAGTTGCACAAAAGTAGTGTAAGGGAACAAGCTGTTGACCGATGTGCAGAGTTTCAGAACAAACCAGTCATTAAGGTAAGAATTATTAAAAGCTTACctaaaaaaggggaaaaatCAAACTTGAGGGACCTCACAGGGGATGGACAGTGGCAGCTCTCTTGCGAATTGCGCATGGCCTTAAGCCCAGGAATCACCCTAAAGGTGGGACATAATAGTTAATACTCTGAATTTTGAGCTCCAAGCGCACCATAAGTAGGTCGGTAGGTTACGCAAAAGGAACATGACATAATAATTACTGCAGGCTGGATTGTGATGGTTTTATGCAGCAGGGGTAGAAAGGGTCAGTATATCGGCGCCGATGATTGGCCTGTTCCGTTGGGTCGCGAGCGGTGTTTGATTGAAGCAAACATGAGGCCCCAGTTACCTCTTGACGTTTTGAAAAGAAATGACAGCTTATGCGCTCTCCGTCGGACGGGAAACCCGACTAActacgtactccgtagattGTTATCTTCTCGGCGTCTGCAGGCTGCCCGGAATGTCCGGTGTAATCAAACCTCAGTGCGGAACCAACCCCGTTAAGCACCGCGACACAACTAAGATTCTGTGTAAGCTGGTACA
This window harbors:
- the TRM9 gene encoding tRNA methyltransferase, has a role in tRNA modification (EggNog:ENOG410PMYZ~COG:Q~BUSCO:12289at33183), which codes for MAQFVGAQRVKGLVDRFGTAIAPSIPPNMATDGKEEMYEEEHVHRVYQEIAHHFSSTRYKAWPIVERFLTELAPGSVGLDIGCGNGKYLPVNPNIFIIASDRSEALIKIASKHQPHSTVIADNLSLPHPNGRFDFAISIAVVHHLSTRERRVKAVEAILDTLKPPQDSFEGGKALIYVWALEQKNSRRGWDAGDEQDVMVPWVRRGKGSDKSAESTQTFLRYYHLYRSNELEDDICAAGGRVLNHGYEKDNWWAIATPLPR